gagatctttttgaagttcttcacagtctgctttggtcttaactatcttgagcagtttagtatcgtctgcaaactttgccacctcactgtttacccctttctccagatcatttatgaataaattgaataggattggtcctaggactgacccttggggaacaccactagttacccctctccattctgaaaatttaccatttattcccaccctttgtttcctgtctccaGCCTGCTGCAGAACTCTGGAGCTGGACCAGCACTGGGCAGGATCCTGTCCACAAAGGAGACCGACCCTGGAGAGAAATCTCCGGGACTGCCATCGgccaagtacagtaactcctcacttaacgttgtagttatgttcctgaaaaatgcaactttaagtgaaacaatgttaaacaaatccaattttcccataagttTTAATGggaatgcggggggttaggttccaaggaaatttatTTGTGGCAGacaaaggcattatatactgtacagtactgtactgtggttgggaagtgcccctggcttaccccacacaggcacagcccgctgcaggcaaggacgctaggaagcacctttgcagaAGCAGAggcagcttccccggagaagaacAAGCTCGGACTTTGCTCGGAATGCTCCAGGCTTGCCTCTTCCTGTctccgctccactccaggcccacctcttcccactcccactccacctcctctccagagcacgccacatgcccctccccgccccacaaagtcctaagcaccaccaGGACTGTTTGCGGTGCTTAGGacgttctgggagggagggggaggagtagaGATGCAGatcttccctgctcctccccctccctcccagaaagtcctaagtgctgccaaacagctgtttggcggtggggggagcactgggagggaggggaaggaggcggagaagcggaacttgtgtaatgctcccttgtaaagtcgctgctcttccacagaatcttacaagcaggcagccaaacaacgttataagggagcattgcacaactttaaatgagcatgatCCCTAATTGAGCAAGGACGTAacattgaaacaatgttaagcgggatgacgttaaatgaggagttattGTACCCCCACGAGACCAAGATCCCGGGCACTATGGACCCCCTCACCCAGAcgctggtaggaagtagcccaaggaAACTGGACTTTGGTCATGTTTCACTGTCAAAATCTGAGTCAACATGTTTTagctggatccctgctgaccaAGTGGCAGAACAGTCCGCCACTattagggccctgggctaggaCACAATGAAGTAAGGTGCGCCAAggtccccccatcccctgctgccaaccccattcctggggtggcagcctcctcACCTTCGGCCAAGAGGTCTGCTGTCTGCCAGAGCCAGGACATCAAAACTGTCTGTAtggtgctctgccctgcctgagggcctgaatCCCTAGACTGTTTGGtgctccctgctttgcccccacCCAAAGAGCCAGAGCCCCAGACTGTGTGTTTGCTAGCTGTCTTAGCCAAGAGGCttaggcaacacctcctccccacTCTTCCTTGCCCAGAGGGCCAGAGCTTCCCTAATAAACCATTAACTGCTGGCTGTCCCAGCCAGGATGGTGTAGACTAAAGACTGCTTATACTCTCCCCCACCTAGAGGGCCAGAGCCCTAGACTCTTGATTGACGGCAGCCCTGACAGGAGGCTGTGAGCTCTAGACAGCTTACAGATCGGCCCAGCTAGTGGGACCCAAGCCTATGTGCTGCTGCCTGACACAGTGGGACAGAGTGGGCTCCCTCCCCATTTGAGAGCAAGGGACCACTGCATTTCccctttgtattatttctctgttGTCCCCACTAGTCTCAACTCCTCCCAATTTACTGTCAtctggactggctacagagcttcccTGCAAGAGAGATACACACCACATGTGTTCACCATAAGATACCTTAATACTCTACCAGGTATGGCTGAAGTTAGTTTAAACAAGGTGTgttacacacagtgccacctagtgggtgaacagtataatacagtttagcctTCCATTACATTTCCCCTTTTgagttctacattcctaccatttacaaaatTTAGGTTATCATTGTATATTTGTAGTTTTGCACAGATCAGTCTATTAAGTGCCTTTTTAGTATATAGGCCTGTCTCTTAGCCTAGGATAAAAGTTTGCGTTtgacttttgatatttttatatattctccctactaatatgtgtgaacaaagaatgAAAACACTGTGTGTTGCTTCTAGATGGGATTTATAGCACAATGAAAAGAAATAAGGAAAAGAGTTAAAGTGTTGCTGGGTATGGTGGGAGTTTAATATACCAGTGTACACTTGAAGACTGCCTTGACCCTTATCtaaaggcaaggtcaagcaaccagatGGGAGGGTCAAGTGGGGTGATGGGGAAGCATAAAAACACTAAAAAGCCAGAGAAAAGGTGACCCTTGCTTAAACATAACCTTACGCCTTAccctcccatggggtacaaaaaGGCGGTACCAAGGTGTCCATACTCACGATCCTCCAAAAgggaacatgaccataaattgtaaggggtgggaccaaGGTGTGCACTATAGGTATAATTAAGCCTGATAAGAAAAAGAAGGTGGGAAAAAGGACAGGGAAAACTCTGTGGCGTAcagagctatggatatgcttgcttgattagccccaataaacattgaattgccTACACTTAGACtgtggtcttctgctttctgtttgcATGATAAGAACCAAGAGAGGGGCGAGGGAAAAAGCCCTAACATCTCTCAGTGGTACTAGTTTTCTAATTACCCAACCCAAACAagtaacaacttggtcatctggcttTCCATCAGTTGCAATGACTGCCTGAGGCCTGTTTGGAATCTCTGAGTTTTCTTCctcttgttctgcatctgccatctgtagagtttgctctgttgattgttctttctgatgTACACTGTATGCTCCAGCATTTTATCTTGAGTTTATTTGTACTGGGTCTCCTTTCAAATATCCCCCTGCCAAGTTCTTCCACTTTTCTCATtaggcccatcatggctgccacactGAGGTCGAGAACGCTGTTGGTCTTTGATCCTTTGATCACATGGACTCTGAATGagaagtttttgtttttgaaagataTTTCTACGGTGAACTGTCCCATGCAATTCAGAATGCCTCCAGGGCTAGTCAGCTGCGTCAGGTGACTTCATCTCTGGGAGGGATTGATGGTAATTGTAAGGCCTTTCTGAGATGACTGTTACATCTGTTCCTAAGTGAATTTTAAAGTCAATACTGTTTCTCTGAATGATCACTTTCAGGATCTGTATCATCACACAtaatagatcccagaaacaatggctcgTTTGTCTGTAATATAAATCAATGTGTTTactgccaggtttcagagtagcagccgtgttagtctgtatccgcaaaaagaacaggagtacttgtggcaccttagagactaacaaatttattagagcataagctttcgtgggctacagcccacttcttcggatgcatatagagtgaaacatatattgaggagatatacatacaaatatatatgtatataaaaaataGTGGGAAAACACATCCGGATGTTTCACTCTTCTAATAGGAAAATACAGAACTACACAGTGAGCATTTTAGGTGGCATGAAACAATGCAGGAGTGACATTATAAACTTCACATGTCTAAAATGTCACTTTACAGACACACTGTACTACAATATGAAGAAACATGTGCTGATGAACCATTTTCAAAATTTAATAAGCACATATTTTGGCCAGAGACCAGATGAAATTAAAGAGAATTTTATTGAGCACTACTGTAAGAAATGTAATGCTTCTGCAAACAGCCAAGATTCTTTAATGTATCATGTCTTAACATCTGATATGCACAGAGATCTGGAGAATAAACTTAGATCTGTGATTTCAGAACATATTAAGAAACTAGGACTTGTGAAGCAAATGCATATTGCTCCCAAGCCTCCCACAACTATAGCTGCTCCATCTTTAATGCCCACCACTGCTCCATCAAGCTCAGTTACTACTCCAACTTGCATTCAACTTGCATTTCCTCAGAATAATCAAAAGCAAACCATGGTACAGGGGAAAGCAGTTCAAAACACAGTTAAACCTCTGACTGTTTCAAATGCCTCTAGTAGCCTTACACATACATCTCCTGCTCCAGTTGTTACTCCACCACATGTTACTCTTGTGTCCAGTCCGCTCCCTGTAGGTCAGAATGTTAATCTTCAATCGCCAGTTCCACAACCTTtgtttatatatgtatgtatatatatctcctcaatatatgtttcactcgatatgcatctgaagaagtgggctgtagcccacgaaagtttatgctctaataaatgtgttagtctttaaggtgccacaagtactcctgttctttttgtgtttacTGCGTATCACTGCGTTTAAGTggcaaaaaaatctgcaaaatgcccatattttgtgcatttaatatATCCTGAGTGTTTGAGTAAAATTTGTTCCTCTTAGCCAGGAGTTCTCTCTCTTTACCTCACCAGTTTCATAGTATTAACTTGTCGCACTCATGCTGTGTTTGTTACTAGCTTCTAAGCTAGATTCTTGTTTGGCAAGTTGCTCTGGGTTTTGCTGTCTCATCAGCTAGATTGCTTTGCCATTTGAATAGCAGTGTGTAGGGTGAAGtctgtttttaattgtagttGCTGTGAAGGACTTTATCGTTTAACCCAATAACCAGCttctctctgatattttcatgtttgctGTGCCAGAATCAGAGTTTTCAGCCTAGGcatgcagagctcttataaatTATTCAACATTTTCCCCTAGTCCTTGAATTCTCTGATGAAAACATTccctttcataaaccacatttctctgagggtacagtagaacctcagaattacaaacatcttggaatggaggttgttcataactgaaACATTCGTAACTCGGAAGAAAATGTTacagttgttctttcaaaagtttacaactgaacattgacttaatacagctttgaaactttactattcagaagaaaaatgctgcttttaaccatcttaatttaaatgaaacacagaaacagtttccttaccttgtcaaatcttttttttaacctttccctgTAATTTTTTTAGTTGTTTACGTTTAAGAgagtattgtactgtatttgcttttgtgtttttttggtCTCTGGTGCTGCCTggttgcgtacttccagttccaaatgaggtgtgtggttcacTGGTCAGTTCTGTAACTTTGAGCTTCCAatgtataaagtatgcatcaaacatagctagaacccttttatagtcatctttgtgactgtccTCAGGAaaatcaaaggatttaaagaaatGCTCTGCTTGCTTCCAAAAAGCACAAAGTAAACACCATACCTGTATATCTTCAGTTTCCTTATGGAGTTTTGTAGCaatttgaaatcttgcaaaatgctGCTTCTAGTCTCTCAGTTGTGAAGGTTTgtgaaagctgaagttctctaGGGCAACGCAGAGAGAGATGTTGATGAAATCCTGCAACctgtgttgcttttttttttcctctctgcaaCCTTCATTGCTCCTCCTTCTGTCTGCAACTTCTGTTGCTCTCTTCcttctgtttttccttctcttctggcACTGCTTAACTTCGGGCACTATGTCACATACACCTTATACATGGTAGGTGGCAGGGCTGCTATTAGCAGGTCAGGTTTCTGTACCAGATATAGAATGGCTACAGAGCTTCCGTCCCAGAGAAATACTCACCAGATCTGTTCACAATAAGATCCCTTAATGCTCTGCCAGGCATGGCTGAGGATAGCTAAAATAAGTTGTTACATGCAATGCCACTTTGTGGCCGAACAGTATAATACAACTTAACCTTCCTTTACACTGacaacaccccacccccccttaGACACAGCTCCCCCTATTATTTCAGAGGCATTTCACACAGTGACACCAATCAGCACCCACCTCTGCGCTGTGCCCTGGCACTTCGCACCTGTGCACCCAGGATGATTAAGACCAGGCAAAGCAGGGCCCCCAGGATAATGCAGACGACCATGGGCACTGTGACTCTCCCACTGTCAGTCAGAGGACGGCGCGGGGGAACTGGATGGAAATGAACATACGACAGGGAGAGATTATCCTGTGAGAGTCAGGGGGGCCCCGGGGAGCTCCCAAGTCACTCATTGCACAGCCCAGAACAGCAGAGTAATGGGCTGGAACACAGAGCGCAGCTCACAGGCTGCTGTTTAAATCATGGGCCCTGCCCTGTCAGCTGGAGCCAGCAGACAGGAATCATCAGGGTTAGCagggcctgcagctcccagctgggtgTCATTCACCCCTAGATTTCACAGGCCATGTGTAAGGGGACGTAACCCCGACAGGGCAGGagtgatgctgggaagaagggtcctgccattTAAAGCCTGAGGGTGTGTGgcctccaccagagcaagtgtccaacccgcagcatccctgcagcacagccagggcctgagaaggagaccTGGGGCTTGTGAGGAGCAGACTGTGAaattcccttacattccagagacgctggttgtgatgtccccatgccacagagtggggtgacatgttttcctttaacctttcccatttttcccttattgttttaaaattgatcgctgtttaataaattgtatttgctttgaactgtatgtaatgatcagtgggtcagggaagcgttgaatgcagagagagcatcccagagtggggacaccccagcccctgctctaagtGACCACGGCAAGGTTGGGGATCGAGCCCCCAGGAAttctgggcccagccttgtcagggttacaaggactctgccacacaggagagtggaaggggagcgcTTGACATCAGgaaggcctctgggtaaaggaagtgggaggacTCAGATCCCTTCATTAGTCCACTTCACCGGGGTactgtataagccaggaaagttcccacaatagcgggaccattcccctgcttacacacAGAAAGGAGCTCCTGCCTTAGGCTGCAGTTTGTGGCACATCCTCTGTGACCCAGCAGCAGGTAAATTTAACTCTTGATGGGAGAGGGGGACGTTTTACCTGTTCTACTCAGTGATGCTGTCGTCTCTGTCACACCTGCAAAAGGAAAGAGAGGAGAGTTGGAGTCTGGAGCGAGGGGGAAGTGACTCAGAGTCCCTGAGGATCTCCAGACGTCACTTCTACAAACTCCCTCAGACCAGCACAGGGTCTGTATGTTAGTGATTTAGGGCCCACGTCCTCCTATGCTGACTAGTAACACACCAGCACACTGGGGTCTGTGGTGGATGCAGGGGCTATGTGGGCTGATGTCTGAGCCAATCTGACCCCAAAAAGGTTCCACCCTATAGCATCATTGATGCTCCTGCACATGGGAGATGGGAGGACCTGGTCTGTGACCAAGGAGGGGCAGGCAATTGGACCCATCCTCCTTCCGGAAAATTACAGCATGTAGCAGAAACATCTGTCACTCACCTGAGCAATTCACTGCAACATCTTCCTTATGGCCACAGTTGCTCTCACCCCAGGGCTTGGCAGGACACTCCCAGAGAGATGACTCTCTCCCTCTGCAATCCAACGACTCCACCCAGATGGGACCAGTCCCCTCGCCATATGCAGCCTCGCCCGGGGCAGATAAAGCAGATCCACAGCCCAGTTGTTTACACACAACGTTAGCATCCGCCATGTCCCAGGAGTCATCACAAACTGTTCCCCAGGAGCCACGGTACCAAACCTCCACTCTCCCCGAGCATCTGTCCTTTCCTTCCACGACACGTAACTTCTCCCGGTCTGGAAATGCAGAAACCTCACATGTTACTGGGACAGCTGGGAAAGTCCTTAAGGACGAAGAATGAGACACAGAGAAGCAGAAATACCTGTGCAGCTTGTAGTGTTCGGGCATTCGGCAAACAGGGTCTGAGGTGTtttctctttttgtcctatgcagAGAAAATGATGAACTGAACAGACCAAGAAGAGTGTGTGTACATTAAACCCCTAAATTTCAGCAATTTTATAAACTTAAATCTAAAATCTAGTTTGTTTCAGAGCTAATGGATTTATTACTCAGTGGATTTTTTGGATGTTGAAATCTTTatgcagctccctgctggtgTGTGCGTTTGTGATTATCTGAGTCTGTTCCATCCACCCTGTGTACAGCTGCTCCTGGCCCTCTTTGAATGTAAACAGATTTGTCAGCTGAAACTCACCCATATTATTTTGGGGATCCAGACATGGTGGTATTAGAATTGAGACCAAAATGGGACTTTAGATCTGAAACAAACTCTCACCGACAcgcacagacacagacacactttTCGGGAATTCTGATCCTGACCCAGATTTCACAGCCTGGGGGGTCAGGaagcaggggctgcagcagagctagtctccAGGCAGCTAACAAGCACAGCGGCCTGTATTAGGTTGCCTGACTGGTCGTACTGCCTGATTGGTGGGAAGGGTCAGCAGTCCAGGTCTTGAATTCAGCGCCAGAGCAGCCATTCAGCAACTGCTCAAAGCATTTCCCACAGCTAGGATACCTTGTTTTCCTGTCTTGTTCCTAGTCTTGCTCTTGCCTTGACTCCGGACTTACCCCTTGCCTTGCTCCAGGTAACCTAGTCCTGACACTGAGCTCTGATTTCTGACTTTGGCTCTGGCCTctggttctgacccttggcttcaATCTctggctaccagctcctgctCTAGCCAATGGGCATGACTCCTGCTTCAACCACTCAGCATGACCGCCCACATCTTGGTCACTCACATTGGGCCCATCTCTGATTGTTCATCCCAAAAGTGTAGCCACAGAGATTCCCAAATGACACTCACTAATGGGAGACATttgcagtggcgctggaacaacTTTTACAgttggggtgctgaaagccagtggtccccaaactttttaccttgccCCCATTACCCCATCCATGCTCCCTCTCCCCCGAGTTGGGGCCAAGACTGAGCTATGACTCTGGGCGGGGGACGTGGATAGGGGTAAGGGGACTGAGGCTGGGAGCACAGCTGGGGGCGGGAGCAGAGCCCTGCTTGCAGGGCCAGTAGCAGGACCCTGTGTGCGGTACCAGCAGCAGAgcgcggggctggcagctgggaccctgtgCAAAAACTggggagtgctgcagcacccctttcACCCCTAGTTCCCCTGCCTATGGGCATTTGTGGGCTCTCACTAGGTGATTGCACCGTGTAACACACAGCTTATATAGATAAGTCCCACGTTTGTTTTCCAGGGGCTGTATTCTCATTCCTAGAATGGACAATGAAAATATGTCTGCCACTGCTGCGAATGTAAAACTCTCTATACTGAAAAGTAAATACATTCAAAATTTCTATCACACCCTTTTAATGAGTTAGGCATGTAGAGGGTGTGAGCATGCATGTGCACAGACAGTTTCAGAATTACCACTGCAGGAAATATGGGTCTCTTCTGCGCGATTATCACAGGACTGCTGTTTCCACATGTCTGATGGGCACTGCCAAAGGGacctgtgctgctcagtgcatgCAACATGGTCCAGCCACGTGGGACCAGAACCTGCTCCATATGCAAAGTCTTTTgcaatctgtcctctgtccccaCAGTTCAGCTGTTTGCAGACAATTTCTGGGGTTACTCCAGACATCTGATTGGAGCAAACACTGCCCCACGTCCCATTGTAGAAAATCTCCAGTCGCCCAGCACAGTCACTGTCACTCACCAGCCTCAGATCTGTGAATTCTAGAAGGAAATGCACAAAAAGTGAATTAAATCGTCTGATTCTGAAATGAACTGGGGTTTAAAGAGTGAAATCCCAGCAATTCTAACGATGCATCCTTCTGCAGAAGCAAGTGTCAGAGAGAATCACTCTAAGAATTAGACTCTCCTGGACACCATAGGCCCATTAGAAATACAATGGTCACCTCTGAAAAGTCACCAGTTCCCAGCAGTTACACACACAGATACCTGCAATACAGCAGTGACTGCCCTCCCAACACTAGAGAAATGCTGCGATATCTCCAATCCTCCTGGGTGGGAACATATGGGAAATGGTGACTTTCTAATCACGACCCCAGTAGGTAGATAGAAAAGTAGAGTGaccatattttctttaaaagggaaaatggaaCACCCCACTGGGGGCCCAACCCCAAggcctcctttcctctctctccctccaacgTGGGGCCAACCTGAGCCCACactgcctcctgcctgcagagGGACAGCCTGAGGTTCCCCTACCCCCTCAGCACGTGGGCCAGCCTgagcccccctgccacccacccatgTTGGGCCAGCCCCAGGCCTCCTTCTTCCCACCCACACACAGGGTGGCCCAAGACCCCTGCTGTCCTCCCGTGCGGGGCTGGCCCAGCCAAAGCTGCTGTCTTGAGTCCTCCCTCCAGCGGGGGACTGGCGTTGCCACTCACCCCACCCTTGCATGTTCCTCCCCACCTGGCTAGGAGTTGTATCCCACTTCTTTCGCAAAACTGTGTATTTGTCcaatttgctcttgccaactcaTGGTcacttggcaagagcaaatgggacaaatgcccatttttgccaAAACAGTCGGGATGGCCAGGGcaggcttaaaaaagggactgtcctggccaaaactgGATGTATGGGCATCCTATAGAAGAGACAAGGAGGTAGAGGCTCTATCATTCTCAGCTCTCTCCTCAATTGTCCGCCCTCTCCATTAAATCCCCTGGTAACCAGGCTCACATGAGCATTCCAGGACCAGACCTGAACAGAGAACTCCCGCGTCCTCTTTGTGTCTGCAGTTGTGCTGTCCCCAGCCCCTGGAAGGACACGTCCAGAGATCggattcattcccagagcagtTCACATCATCCAGCCAGATCTGTCTGGATCCTTCCCCATAATGAGCAGAGACAGTTGCATTGATGGCATGTCCACATCCCAGTTGTTTGCAAACGACATTGGAGTCTGACAGATCCCAGAAATCATCACAGACTGTCCCCCAGCTGCCATTGTAATAAATCTCCACTCTCCCGGCACAGCGACCTGTCCCATTCACCAGTCTGATCCGCCTGCTTCCTGCAGGGATAGATCCCACATTTTAATATGCAATAGGAGGATAATTAAACAGCTTCCATGCAAATCAATGGTGCTGCTACAATGGCTGAGATattgaaatgcttttaaaagtctGTCTTTAACAAGAAACACAGAAAGGAAGGGAAACTGAGTAAGGAAACAAGGAATACTTTTTACACAGCAATATTGATAAACAGCATGTGAGTGTAAGGGCCTAATTCTGAATTCCTTATTCATCGGAGTAATCCTTAAGGGACTCGTGACATGGGTCAGAGCTATTTGTGAGACAAAGGGTTAGCAGAATCAGCCCTTACTCAAAATCTTGAATATTTTCAAACAACTCTTAAATGAGAAGCATCAAGGTGATCAAGGAATTATTAGGCAATTAATTTACCCAAAACCAAATATTCTTTTCAGTTGTTACAGAATGGGGAGGGTGTGATACTGTCTGACCAGGTCATGCTAGAGTGTATTTAGGGTCATTTCACTTGTGTAGATCAAAGTAATGGTTAGATGTATAGGTGtgtattcagatgtttaaattttATGAAAACTAGTGGAACCTTACTGGTATTGTTTTCGCTTATCTATTCCTGTCATAATGTAATGCCAAACATATACATGGTAAATACATTTGTTGCTAAATAACAAATCAAATAAATTTTGTGAAATGGTAAGGATTTAAGACTTTAGCAGAAAA
The DNA window shown above is from Trachemys scripta elegans isolate TJP31775 chromosome 1, CAS_Tse_1.0, whole genome shotgun sequence and carries:
- the LOC117874011 gene encoding antigen WC1.1-like — translated: PAGSRRIRLVNGTGRCAGRVEIYYNGSWGTVCDDFWDLSDSNVVCKQLGCGHAINATVSAHYGEGSRQIWLDDVNCSGNESDLWTCPSRGWGQHNCRHKEDAGVLCSEFTDLRLVSDSDCAGRLEIFYNGTWGSVCSNQMSGVTPEIVCKQLNCGDRGQIAKDFAYGAGSGPTWLDHVACTEQHRSLWQCPSDMWKQQSCDNRAEETHISCSGQKEKTPQTLFAECPNTTSCTDREKLRVVEGKDRCSGRVEVWYRGSWGTVCDDSWDMADANVVCKQLGCGSALSAPGEAAYGEGTGPIWVESLDCRGRESSLWECPAKPWGESNCGHKEDVAVNCSGVTETTASLSRTVPPRRPLTDSGRVTVPMVVCIILGALLCLVLIILGAQVRSARAQRRGSRRFLDPFSEAVYEEIDYNLMRKKPEMFDHSDDSVTKLQYYTNDSEGENDPGSEQESMMNSPNSKTTGL